The window TCCCTTTTTCCAAAAGAATATCCGGTTCTTCAATGGCTCTCACATCATCATTTGTCAGCAATTTCTTGCCGAACTCGTAAACTGTTTTCGTTGGAGTGGAAACGGACCGTTCGACGTTTGCCGCAACGGACGGTTGGCCGGATTTTACAAGCCGGCCATTCGCCCCTTTCGAAATGAAACCCGCATTCGCTTCGTCCGTATCAATGTGCATTTCCAATCGATAACGGTCGGAAACCCGGATTTTCACATTCCGATAGGCAATCGGTCGGATGCCGTCCACTTCCACAGTCACGACTTCACCATCTTGGACATCCAACCGGTTTGCATCGGATGGCGACATATGGATATGGGATTGGGCAATAATGAGCCCCTCTTCCAAAAAGAGACTTCCCTGCGGCCCAATGATCGTAATCGGCGCCGAACCCTTTATATCCCCTGATTCGCGGATCGGTGGACGTACGCCAATTTTCATGGCATCCGTCCAGCTGATTTCCACTTGTGTCTGCGGTCGGGTCGGTCCAAGCACACGGACGTTAGAAATGCTTCCTTTCGGTCCGGCAATCACGACGGTTTCATTCGCCGCGAACTGGCCGGGCTGGGAAAGCTCCGATCGTTGTGTCAGTTCATACCCTTTCCCGAACAAGGTTTCCACGTGTTGCGGGGACAGATGAAGATGACGGGCAGAAACGGCAATCGGAATCGTATTGGCGGGCAGTTCCTGTTGTCCTTTTGCCAATTGGCCCAGGACTTCTCCGACAATCTGTTCAATTAATTGCTGATCCATCTCGATACCGCCTTTCCGTTACAAGCACAACTATTAGTTATCCAATTTAGGTAAGATCATTTCCAATTCGTTATGCGGTCTTGGAATTACATGGACCGATAGCAATTCGCCTACTCGTTGTGCAGCCGCTGCACCCGCGTCTGTGGCAGCCTTCACCGCTCCTACGTCACCGCGTACCATAACCGTCACGATTCCTCCACCAACATGTACTTTTCCAACAAGATTGACGCTAGCTG is drawn from Sporosarcina sp. FSL W7-1349 and contains these coding sequences:
- a CDS encoding BMC domain-containing protein, yielding MNREGTALGMVETKGLVGAVEAADAMVKAASVNLVGKVHVGGGIVTVMVRGDVGAVKAATDAGAAAAQRVGELLSVHVIPRPHNELEMILPKLDN
- the pduL gene encoding phosphate propanoyltransferase, which produces MDQQLIEQIVGEVLGQLAKGQQELPANTIPIAVSARHLHLSPQHVETLFGKGYELTQRSELSQPGQFAANETVVIAGPKGSISNVRVLGPTRPQTQVEISWTDAMKIGVRPPIRESGDIKGSAPITIIGPQGSLFLEEGLIIAQSHIHMSPSDANRLDVQDGEVVTVEVDGIRPIAYRNVKIRVSDRYRLEMHIDTDEANAGFISKGANGRLVKSGQPSVAANVERSVSTPTKTVYEFGKKLLTNDDVRAIEEPDILLEKGTIVTALARDTARELGKSISFRK